From the genome of Verrucomicrobiia bacterium, one region includes:
- a CDS encoding NYN domain-containing protein, which produces MVTVHAEARDELVHILTQYQDAVSTPITIFFDGSTPARGPRPQAIKGQVEVLFSRAGQTADQMIERAAHLYQPYGEVLAVTDDHAERDTVIAMGGLASSCLNFVHSVTSTLTEVRGDIAEHNRRERTRFNRRK; this is translated from the coding sequence ATCGTCACTGTCCACGCGGAGGCACGGGACGAGTTGGTGCACATTCTGACGCAGTATCAGGATGCCGTCAGCACGCCGATCACCATCTTCTTTGACGGATCCACGCCTGCCCGTGGTCCACGGCCGCAAGCGATCAAAGGGCAGGTTGAGGTTCTCTTTTCACGCGCCGGCCAGACAGCCGACCAGATGATTGAGCGCGCGGCGCATCTGTATCAACCGTATGGAGAGGTGCTCGCTGTTACGGATGACCACGCCGAGCGAGACACCGTGATCGCAATGGGCGGTCTTGCGTCCAGCTGCCTCAACTTCGTGCACAGCGTCACGAGCACGTTGACCGAGGTTCGGGGAGATATCGCCGAGCACAATCGCCGGGAACGAACGCGGTTCAATCGTCGAAAATAA
- a CDS encoding LysR family transcriptional regulator, which yields MQIESLKVFCDLAETESFTKAAQINSVTQSAVSQQISSLERQFKSLLIERSKKKFRLTREGQVLYDFSKQIIQTYDALHSKLQEIKDIISGTIRVATIYSIGLHDLPPYIKRFLKEYPTVHVHVEYRRANQVYDDVLGNVVDLGLVAYPTRDPKVEVIALRKDPLVLICHPQHPFSKYKTTKLKTIAGQKFIGFEPDIPTRKALDKILKENAVEVNTVMEFDNIETVKRAVEIDAGISIVPISTISQEINKQTLTAVELEDGEFYRPLAAIYKKNKVLSPAMKQFLAILKEGN from the coding sequence ATGCAAATTGAAAGTCTGAAAGTTTTCTGTGACCTGGCGGAAACAGAGAGCTTTACCAAAGCCGCTCAAATTAACAGTGTCACTCAATCCGCTGTCAGTCAGCAAATCAGCTCCCTCGAACGGCAGTTCAAGTCGCTCCTGATCGAACGCAGCAAGAAGAAATTTCGCCTCACCCGCGAGGGGCAGGTTCTCTACGATTTTTCCAAGCAGATCATCCAGACCTACGATGCCCTTCATAGCAAGCTGCAGGAAATCAAGGACATCATTTCAGGAACCATTCGGGTCGCCACGATTTACAGCATCGGCCTGCACGATCTTCCGCCCTACATCAAACGTTTCCTCAAGGAATATCCCACGGTCCACGTTCACGTGGAATATCGGCGGGCCAACCAGGTTTATGACGATGTGCTGGGCAACGTGGTCGACCTCGGCCTGGTGGCGTATCCGACGCGGGATCCAAAGGTGGAAGTGATCGCGCTGCGAAAAGATCCCCTTGTGCTCATTTGTCATCCGCAGCATCCCTTCTCGAAGTATAAGACCACGAAGCTCAAGACCATTGCGGGCCAGAAGTTCATTGGATTCGAACCCGACATCCCCACGCGCAAAGCCTTGGATAAAATCCTGAAGGAAAACGCCGTTGAGGTGAATACAGTGATGGAGTTCGATAACATCGAAACCGTAAAGCGCGCCGTTGAAATCGACGCGGGCATTTCAATCGTGCCGATCAGCACGATCAGCCAGGAAATTAACAAGCAGACCCTCACCGCAGTTGAGCTGGAGGACGGCGAGTTCTATCGGCCTCTCGCCGCAATTTACAAGAAGAACAAGGTTCTCTCTCCCGCCATGAAGCAGTTCCTGGCGATTCTCAAGGAAGGGAACTGA
- a CDS encoding ATP-binding protein yields MKLDEVFALENAGWPALLVNDACTILRSNQTARKLFGTALEGAAPLLGAIWAPENGPAPQQFLAQWERSPAATVSLKFRVKGGGISSFSASICSFMREEQRCFIFQLLPDWSFAADQKGSPTDFTLAQKHKLDVALQLARTVSLDFNNALTSILGYTSLILSQMEATNPWRHLLVEVEKSAARAAEVANDLGTFSRQDKEAKSQASGNLNSIVQRGTEIIRGSTTKQITWSVQLERKLFATRFDEAKLQQAVVKVLENANESIAGNGRITVQTRNVELSQGTQDRDLRLAPGTYVCVEISDTGSGIPADILARVFEPFFTTKKAAGHRGLGLALVYGIVTNHGGGVAISSQPGVGTSVRIYLPAEKRIVQDHGQGTADLNGSETILMVDDEDLLLAAVRTILSAYGYRVLTANSGQKALDLFARRDPPIDMVITDLVMPAMSGRELAEHIRRMSPETPVLCTSGFVRSPNQEDDLPYLQKPFTTNDLLAKVRAVLGREH; encoded by the coding sequence CCTGCGTTGCTGGTCAATGACGCCTGCACGATCCTGCGTTCCAATCAGACCGCCCGTAAACTGTTCGGAACAGCCCTTGAAGGCGCTGCGCCGCTGCTGGGCGCGATTTGGGCCCCTGAAAACGGTCCCGCTCCCCAACAATTTCTGGCCCAGTGGGAGCGATCCCCGGCCGCGACGGTTTCGCTGAAGTTTCGCGTCAAGGGCGGCGGGATCAGTTCGTTCTCGGCGTCGATCTGCTCCTTCATGCGCGAGGAGCAGCGATGTTTTATTTTTCAGCTCCTGCCCGATTGGTCCTTTGCCGCGGATCAAAAAGGTTCCCCCACGGACTTCACCCTTGCCCAAAAACACAAGCTCGACGTTGCACTGCAGCTGGCGCGAACGGTCTCCCTCGACTTCAATAACGCGCTAACCAGCATCCTGGGGTACACATCGCTGATATTGAGCCAGATGGAGGCAACCAATCCCTGGCGGCATCTTCTCGTGGAAGTTGAGAAATCGGCTGCGCGCGCGGCGGAGGTGGCCAACGATCTGGGCACGTTCAGCCGGCAGGACAAGGAAGCGAAATCGCAAGCCAGCGGGAACCTTAATTCCATCGTTCAACGCGGCACGGAAATCATCCGGGGTTCCACGACCAAGCAAATCACGTGGAGTGTTCAGCTCGAGCGCAAGCTGTTCGCGACCCGTTTCGACGAAGCCAAGCTGCAGCAGGCCGTGGTCAAGGTTCTCGAGAACGCAAACGAATCAATCGCCGGCAACGGCCGCATCACTGTCCAAACGCGCAACGTGGAGTTATCGCAGGGAACCCAGGATCGAGATCTGCGACTGGCGCCGGGGACGTATGTTTGCGTTGAAATCAGCGATACGGGATCAGGGATTCCAGCCGATATCCTGGCGCGAGTTTTTGAGCCGTTCTTCACGACAAAAAAGGCGGCTGGGCACCGCGGGCTGGGCCTTGCACTGGTGTATGGCATTGTGACGAACCACGGAGGCGGTGTTGCAATCTCCAGCCAGCCCGGAGTCGGCACCTCGGTCCGAATCTATCTGCCTGCGGAGAAGCGGATTGTGCAGGACCACGGCCAGGGAACGGCCGACTTGAACGGCTCGGAAACGATCCTGATGGTCGATGACGAGGACCTGCTGCTGGCCGCGGTGCGCACGATACTTTCCGCTTACGGATATCGGGTGCTGACGGCGAACAGCGGACAGAAGGCGCTCGACTTGTTTGCGCGCCGCGATCCGCCGATCGACATGGTGATCACGGACTTGGTCATGCCCGCGATGAGCGGCCGGGAATTGGCGGAACACATACGCCGGATGTCGCCCGAAACGCCGGTTCTTTGCACCAGCGGCTTCGTTCGCTCTCCCAATCAGGAAGACGACCTGCCGTACTTGCAGAAACCGTTTACCACTAATGATTTATTGGCCAAGGTAAGGGCAGTTTTGGGGCGGGAACATTAG